A section of the Candidatus Binatia bacterium genome encodes:
- a CDS encoding transcriptional regulator, protein MTKAELIESVASKVDLPRALAEKVVNVVFDDIVAALRQGEKVNISGFGTFAVAIRKARTGRNPKTGETIEIGSSKSAKFKAGKQLRDSLNNP, encoded by the coding sequence ATGACAAAGGCGGAGCTCATTGAGTCGGTTGCCAGTAAAGTGGACCTTCCGCGAGCACTGGCTGAAAAAGTGGTGAACGTTGTGTTTGACGACATTGTCGCGGCCTTACGACAAGGGGAGAAGGTAAACATATCCGGATTTGGCACGTTTGCCGTAGCGATTCGCAAGGCTAGAACAGGTCGAAACCCCAAGACTGGCGAAACAATCGAGATCGGTTCCTCGAAATCGGCCAAGTTTAAAGCGGGGAAGCAACTGCGAGATTCGCTGAACAATCCTTAG
- the rplM gene encoding 50S ribosomal protein L13, giving the protein MRKTVVVNREDALAQRGWVLIDAKGQVLGRVASAAAQVVRGKHKPTFQPWEDVGDFVVIINAAEVRLTGSKWRKKEYIRHTGYPGGVRVRTALEQKTIAPEEMLRRAIVGMLPKNRLGHQLATKVKIYPGPSHPHEAQRPVVLSLSVQRRVGE; this is encoded by the coding sequence ATGCGGAAAACGGTTGTGGTGAATAGAGAGGATGCTTTGGCCCAACGAGGCTGGGTGTTGATCGATGCCAAGGGCCAGGTTCTCGGAAGAGTGGCGAGCGCCGCGGCCCAAGTTGTTCGGGGCAAGCACAAGCCGACTTTCCAGCCTTGGGAGGATGTGGGTGACTTTGTGGTCATTATTAACGCGGCTGAAGTGCGGCTGACGGGTTCGAAGTGGCGCAAAAAGGAATACATTCGCCATACGGGGTACCCTGGGGGTGTGCGCGTACGTACCGCGCTTGAGCAGAAGACGATTGCTCCGGAAGAAATGTTGCGGCGGGCTATTGTTGGAATGCTCCCCAAAAACCGCCTCGGCCATCAATTGGCGACGAAAGTCAAGATTTATCCTGGGCCCTCGCATCCGCACGAGGCTCAGCGGCCGGTGGTGTTGTCTCTGAGCGTCCAGAGGAGGGTGGGAGAATGA
- the rpsI gene encoding 30S ribosomal protein S9, whose amino-acid sequence MTEGVRFSATGRRKTAVARVFLLPGQGKVLVNGRPWEQYFPRPTSRMIILQPLELTETLGQFDVVVNVRGGGLAAQAEAVRHGITRALIASNQDFRPVLKKAGFVTRDPREVERKKYGRHKARKRPQYSKR is encoded by the coding sequence ATGACGGAAGGCGTACGGTTCTCGGCTACCGGGCGGCGAAAGACGGCCGTTGCCCGCGTGTTCCTGCTTCCAGGGCAGGGTAAGGTTCTTGTCAACGGCCGACCCTGGGAGCAGTACTTTCCACGGCCAACATCGAGGATGATCATCCTCCAACCGCTCGAACTTACGGAGACACTGGGGCAGTTCGACGTCGTGGTGAACGTTCGCGGCGGAGGGCTCGCTGCGCAAGCTGAAGCCGTGCGTCATGGTATAACGCGTGCGTTGATTGCTTCCAATCAAGACTTTCGGCCGGTGCTAAAGAAGGCTGGGTTCGTGACTCGGGATCCGCGCGAGGTCGAGCGGAAAAAGTACGGGCGTCATAAGGCCAGAAAGCGGCCACAGTACTCGAAGCGCTAG